CAGAACAACACTATACAGCAAACTTGAAGAGTATGGACTTAAATATAAATTCAAGCAATCATAGCCCGTAATTCACTGAATTTGGCTATCTTTGCATAACATTTGAGAAAAACGGCGATTGGCAGGAGCTTTTTGCCGCCAACATATAGGATAAGACCGCAAGGCGTTTCAAGCGAAAATCTGGTAAATTGGAACTACGGAGACGATTGCGTGATGCTTATGCTATGCTTATGCATAGCGTGCATTCACGTACTCTCCGTAAAGGCTTTACCAGAGCCATCGCTTGAAGGTAGTGTGAATTGCACGCTACTTTTTTTACCCTTGCCTAACGAAAGGAAACGATTATGGGTAAAGTTCAGATTCTCGCCGTACTGACGATGGACGGATGTCTTTCTTCAGAGTTATATGATAAAGCACATCAGGATTTGTGCCTTGACCGTTGCGGTCTTGATGAAATCAGGGAGAAAGCCCTTTACCATGTCACACCGGACTATTCCATTTCAATGCTGCACGAATGGCGGAAAGACGGTACAAACATTCGTTACCTCGCGGAAGCCACACCAGACACGTCGGACTATATCAACGGACTGCTGCGTATGCACGCTGTGGACGAAATCATACTATACACCGTTCCTTTCATCGCGGGAACAGGACGGCATTTTTTCAAATCGGCTCTGCCGGAGCAACACTGGACGCTTTCCTCCTTGAAAAGCTATTCCAACGGTGTATGTCGCATTATCTATATCCTTGATAAAAAAGCAAGATAGCCAAAATGTGCGGCAAGCATACATTTCTATTTTCAGGAATAGAATAAATGTTCTGATTACAAACAATTTAAGTCGGAGATAATTTGTCCTTGTGAAAAAATATTGAATTTTATGCCTTTGAAATCCAGCACCTTGTAAAATTGAGTGTTGGATTTAATATTTTCTGCCGCGCTTTTTGCCAATTATATTTATGTGCGCACGCAGAAAACAAAGTGTAATTTTCAAAATTGACAGAACCATGAATTATTTCTTGTTGGCGGAAACCGACTTTTTCCGCCTGATAAACGAAGCCGGCGACTGCAATATGGAAACGGCATACACGGCTTTCGCCACCCAAGTGATCGAACTGTGCAACGGCGGCATGGACATGAACCTTACCGTCATCGCGCTTGCCTACATCGAAATCGAGTTGCAGCACCATCCCGTGCGTAATCTGTCAGAAGAAAAAAGAGAGATTGCCGCCTACGTCAGCAAGGCTCTGTCTTTCGTAAGAAAGATGCAGAAATTCCTTGCCACGCCCCAAGTGCCACCACTAATATCCGCCAATAACGCAACAGAAACCACCGCCAGCCTCCTGCAATGGACGGGCAATGCCATCGACCTCGTGGAACTTATCTACGGCATCGACGAGATGGGCTGCATCAACAACGGCAACATGCCGCTCAAACAGCTTGCCCCGCTCCTTTACAAGATATTCGGGGTTGAGTCGAAGGACTGCTACCGTTTCTACACCGACATCAAACGCCGGAAGAACGAAAGCCGCACCTACTTCCTTGACAGAATGCAGGAGAAATTGAACGAGAGGATGCTGCGCGATGATGAGTTGGATCGTATGAGGAGATAAAAAACAAATTCATTAGAATAAATCACATCAATTCAATTCATTATTTTGTTATATTAGAAAAAGATATTAACTTTGCATTGAAATTGATATAGTCATAATTCAGATGAACTCAATACACGATATAACAGACTACATTATCTTACGAGTAAAATCGGAAGATAGATTTGCGTCTTTAATAAATTTAAAGTTGCAGAAGTTATTGTATTATGTTCAAGCATGGTCTTATGGTATCAATAAAAAACCTATGTTTGACGGCGAGTTTGAAGCATGGATTCATGGTCCGGTAAATCGAGAAATCTACAATCGATTTAATTCTACAAAATATCTCTATTCAGAAATCAATATTGATGATTGCATGAATCACAATGTGAGTTTATCATCAGAAGACGCTGAATTTATTGACTTTATATTGGAGAATTATCTTAAATATAGCGGTGCTGAATTAGAACGATTGTCCCACAATGAGATGCCTTGGATTGAAACACGTGGAGATTTAAATGTAAATGAGCGTTGTGACAAGGTTATTACTCCAGAACTAATGATTGAGTATTATGGGAAAAAATGGGAAACTATTAAATCTTAATTCAGATTCTCCTAAATACGGAAACAAATCATTAGTTACCAAAGAACAAGAAAATGAGTTAAAGAGAAGGAAGATAACTTTTTCCTTCTCTTACTTTAAGCAGATACCTAATTTTCAGATTGGAGAGTGTTCTAAGGGATGGCATATTGGGCTTCTTGAACGATTAGGTGCTTTGGGTACTATGACACCGCAAGAAGTATTAGAAGAAAATAGAGGTAGTATTGCATTAAGATGTCATCCAATAGATTGGAGTGCTAAAAACATTCCTATTCAACGAAAAGATTTAGATTGGCTACCAAAAGAAATATTGGACAATGAGACAGATTTTCCAATAATGCAATTTTCGATAACAAAAAGTACGGGGCGTATTGTAGGTTATTTTGATCGGGATTCTTCTATATTTCACATAGTATTATTAGATCCTGAACATAATATACAACCGGCAAAGAAAACTAATTATCAAATACAACCAACTACAAAAGGGTTATCTCAATATGATGATTTATTAAATAAGTTGGAACGAATTAAAAGTATCGTATCAGATTGTTCTGATAAAAAGTGCAAATTGCATTCACATATTAGTGTTATAGAAGAATTACATGACAATATTGTTTATATAGGACTTGATAATGACTTCTATAGCACTTATCAAGAAATCTTAAAGAAAATTCCATTGCAAAAAATTTTGGAAAACGGAATCTTAGTAAGTATGGATAATGCTTAAGTTCTAAAAAAATGAAGAAAGGTTTATGGTAAGCCTTTCTTCATTTTTTTATTTACTTCTGCTGCAACAAATGCTTCAGGTTGTCATCGCCTGCGATGCGCTCCAGTTCATCCTGCACAATCTGCTTCACCTCTTCCTTGATGCGCCGGTAGTTCGCCTGCACCGTTTCCTTCATGTGGTCGTTGCCGTCCTCGTCCGTGAAATCGGTAATGACAGGAATTTTCTTGTAGGCACTTTCCTCCCGTTTGACCTTTTCGGCATCCACCACAATCTCGCAGTGGAAAATCTTCTGCTCGATGCGCTCGTTGAAGTTGTCGGACACAGAACCGACAAACATACCCTGCGTAAGACCGGAAATCTTGCTCGGCGGGATGAGCGCGTCCATCTGCGTGTTGATGGAGGTGGACACGTCCTGCCGGTTGATGGAGATGGACTGCCGTTTCTGCAACACCTTACCGAACCGTTCCGATAGTGTCTTTGCCGTTTCGCCTACCACCTGCCCGGAAAAGATATTGCCGACAGTGTTCATCACCACCTTCGCCTCCTTGTCCCCGTAGTCTCGCACCAACTGGCTGAAATCCTGAAAACCCAGACACACGGCAACCTTGTTGCTTCGGGCGGTAGCTATAAGATTGTCCAGCCCTTTGAAGTATATCGTGGGCAGCTCGTCAATGATGACCGACGACTTCAGCATCCCCTTCTTGTTGATGAGTTTCACGATGCGGGAGTTGTACAATCCGAGTGCCGCCCCGTAGATGTTCTGGCGGTCGGGATTGTTGCCCACGCATAGGATTTTCGGCTCTTCGGGATTGTTGATGTCCAGCGTAAACTCGCTGTCCGACATCACCCAATAGAGCTGCGGTGAAATCATCCTTGAAAGCGGAATTTTCGCCGACGCTATCTGCCCCATGAGCTGCTCCGCAGCCCCTCCGAGCCAAGCGTCCATGAATGGTGAAAGGTAGTTCTCCAGCTCCGGGTAAGAGGTCAGTATCGGAAATATATCCTCGTAACGGCGGTTCAGAAACTCGATGGCATGAGGAAAAGTGCAATACTTCCCGTTCTGATAGATTTTGAGATACCAGATAATGCTGGCAAACAGAATGATAGGAGACTCCACGAAGAAGTCGCCCTGCTTTTGCACCCACGTTTTATTGAGGTTGAGCATTATCGTGTAGGCACTCTCGTAAGCGTCCGTAATATCCTCCATGAAATCCGGGTGAATGGGATTGCAACGGTGTGAACGGCGCGGGTCGTCGAAGTTGATTACATAGAATTTCGGTTTCACCTTGTAGCCCTCCGGGTGGTTCAGCAAATGGTTATAGGCAATAGTGGACAAGTCGCTGAATTTGAAGTCATATACATACATCGAAAATCCCTTTTCAATCTGTTGCTTGATAAAATTGTTTACAACGGCGTATGACTTGCCGCTGCCCGGCGTACCCAACACGATGGACGCACGGAAGGGATTAACCACATTGATCCAGCCGTTGTTCCAGCGTTTCCTGTAATAGAAACGTGTCGGCAGATTGACCGAATACTCGCTTTCGATAAGCCTCGTTTCCTGCATGAAACTCTCGTTCTCGTTGTTGAAAACATCCTCCATCAAATTGTGTTTCAACAGACGGCTCATCCACAGACCTCCCATCAGCAGGCAGACATAGCCCGTTCCAATGGTAAGGACATATAGTCCCGTCACCGCTTCAAGCGGCAGCGGCAGGGGCAGCAACCACCAGTTCAGGAAAAACAGCACGAACCCGACGGCAAATGCTGTCCAGATTCTCCCCCAAGTGATTTTCTCACCCTTGACACCTTTCGTACCCAGACAGGACAGGGCAAGCAAAAGGACGGAAAACAGTTTCGTGTACAGTATGGAATGGAACAACCCCGCCGTGCGGTCGAAGTTCAGAAGGATTTTGTCCACCACGCCGATGTTCACGCCCCACATCCTGATGGCTTCGTAGCAGAACCAGTACACGTTCATGACCACTAAAATGATACTCACGGCACGCAGAAAATCCATGATTTTCGCCAATGCCCTCAAATCGTCTTCTTGTGACATACATTGATTTTTTAATTGTTGATACTCTGATTACATACCCAAGCCCTTGCGCTTTTTCTTCTTTTTGCGCTTCATTGCCCGGATGAAAGCCTCTTCCTCGGCATCGGTCGCCGGACCTTCGGGAGTGAGCAAGCCCATACCGCCCGACATGTCTTCACGGTCGTATGCGGTCTGCCCATATACCTTGTCCGCAACATCCGCCGGGATGGAAAGCGGTATAGGCGGTTGTCCGGCGTATGGCAGTGTGAAGTGTTCCTGCAAGGCATTCGCCGAAAG
The Phocaeicola salanitronis DSM 18170 genome window above contains:
- a CDS encoding RteC domain-containing protein, producing the protein MNYFLLAETDFFRLINEAGDCNMETAYTAFATQVIELCNGGMDMNLTVIALAYIEIELQHHPVRNLSEEKREIAAYVSKALSFVRKMQKFLATPQVPPLISANNATETTASLLQWTGNAIDLVELIYGIDEMGCINNGNMPLKQLAPLLYKIFGVESKDCYRFYTDIKRRKNESRTYFLDRMQEKLNERMLRDDELDRMRR
- a CDS encoding Panacea domain-containing protein, which codes for MNSIHDITDYIILRVKSEDRFASLINLKLQKLLYYVQAWSYGINKKPMFDGEFEAWIHGPVNREIYNRFNSTKYLYSEINIDDCMNHNVSLSSEDAEFIDFILENYLKYSGAELERLSHNEMPWIETRGDLNVNERCDKVITPELMIEYYGKKWETIKS
- the mobC gene encoding conjugal transfer protein MobC — translated: MSQEDDLRALAKIMDFLRAVSIILVVMNVYWFCYEAIRMWGVNIGVVDKILLNFDRTAGLFHSILYTKLFSVLLLALSCLGTKGVKGEKITWGRIWTAFAVGFVLFFLNWWLLPLPLPLEAVTGLYVLTIGTGYVCLLMGGLWMSRLLKHNLMEDVFNNENESFMQETRLIESEYSVNLPTRFYYRKRWNNGWINVVNPFRASIVLGTPGSGKSYAVVNNFIKQQIEKGFSMYVYDFKFSDLSTIAYNHLLNHPEGYKVKPKFYVINFDDPRRSHRCNPIHPDFMEDITDAYESAYTIMLNLNKTWVQKQGDFFVESPIILFASIIWYLKIYQNGKYCTFPHAIEFLNRRYEDIFPILTSYPELENYLSPFMDAWLGGAAEQLMGQIASAKIPLSRMISPQLYWVMSDSEFTLDINNPEEPKILCVGNNPDRQNIYGAALGLYNSRIVKLINKKGMLKSSVIIDELPTIYFKGLDNLIATARSNKVAVCLGFQDFSQLVRDYGDKEAKVVMNTVGNIFSGQVVGETAKTLSERFGKVLQKRQSISINRQDVSTSINTQMDALIPPSKISGLTQGMFVGSVSDNFNERIEQKIFHCEIVVDAEKVKREESAYKKIPVITDFTDEDGNDHMKETVQANYRRIKEEVKQIVQDELERIAGDDNLKHLLQQK
- a CDS encoding dihydrofolate reductase family protein, which encodes MGKVQILAVLTMDGCLSSELYDKAHQDLCLDRCGLDEIREKALYHVTPDYSISMLHEWRKDGTNIRYLAEATPDTSDYINGLLRMHAVDEIILYTVPFIAGTGRHFFKSALPEQHWTLSSLKSYSNGVCRIIYILDKKAR